A section of the Paramisgurnus dabryanus chromosome 4, PD_genome_1.1, whole genome shotgun sequence genome encodes:
- the rnf175 gene encoding RING finger protein 175 isoform X2 has product MQHERLHVKHRGHEAMHAEMVLILIATLVVAQIVLVQWKQRHGRSYNLVTLLQMWVVPLYFTIKLYWWRFLSTWGMFSVITSYVIFRATRKPLSCRTPRMVYKWFLLIYKLSYAVGVFGYLAIMFTMFGFNVFFRIKAEDSMDVGVIMLFYGLYYGVMGRDFAEICSDYMASTIGYYNKGGMPSRNLTNDICAVCGQKILVDIDEEGIIEDTYQLSCNHIFHEFCIRGWCIVGKKQTCPYCNEKVDLKRMMNNPWERTHVLYGQLLDWLRYLVAWQPIIIGIVHGINFSLGLE; this is encoded by the exons ATGCAGCACGAAAGGTTGCACGTGAAACACAGAGGCCATGAGGCCATGCATGCTGAGATGGTTCTGATTCTTATCGCCACGCTAGTGGTCGCTCAGATCGTGTTAGTTCAGTGGAAACAAAGGCACGGCAGATCGTACAAT CTGGTGACGCTGTTGCAGATGTGGGTGGTTCCATTGTACTTTACCATTAAACTTTACTGGTGGCGTTTCTTATCCACATGGGGCATGTTCTCAGTCATCACAAGCTATGTCATATTCAGAGCCACACGCAAGCCGCTGTCCTGCAGAACACCACG GATGGTGTATAAATGGTTCCTCCTCATCTACAAGCTCAGCTACGCTGTTGGTGTGTTCGGATACCTCGCTATCATGTTTACCATGTTTGGATTCAACGTTTTCTTCAG GATCAAAGCAGAGGACTCTATGGATGTGGGTGTGATCATGCTTTTCTATGGTCTGTATTATGGTGTAATGGGACGTGATTTTGCAGAAATTTGCTCCGATTACATGGCGTCTACTATAGGG TACTACAACAAGGGTGGCATGCCATCCCGAAACCTTACCAATGACATTTGTGCCGTGTGTGGTCAGAAGATTCTCGTGGACATAGATGAGGAAGGGATTATTGAAGACACTTACCAGCTCTCCTGTAACCACAT ATTTCATGAGTTCTGTATCCGTGGCTGGTGCATCGTGGGGAAAAAACAGACGTGCCCATACTGCAATGAGAAGGTGGACCTCAAAAGGATGATGAACAACCC CTGGGAGAGGACACACGTTTTATACGGCCAGCTTTTAGATTGGTTAAGGTACTTGGTCGCCTGGCAACCCATCATCATCGGAATTGTGCATGGAATAAATTTTTCACTTGGACTTGAATGA
- the trim2b gene encoding tripartite motif-containing protein 2, which translates to MEAPQASPDSSSEECTVLEALPGKGTGLTCSQHKGKVSELYCVPCENAVCEDCMNAEHAEHPTDLLENIVNEQLATLQDRVDAAKNRLPQIKESVQGLRDILQQLNTQRGSIEEDIHSSFSDLHKTLDTRKSVLLMELEVTYGLKQKVLQGQLDTLLQEEAAINYNCTMTEEALDGGNKAVVLQTNKDAGERLSELASQGLPLQPEENDQLDLVMEIEGLRKSIHNLGTIVTSSAVASQTEASGEGLEQCVVGQPMSVIITTRDKSGGLCKTGNAIISAEVFTPDGSVADGEIVDFKNGTYEFQYTVKKEGNFSLALRLYDQHIKGSPFKLKVASSPDDSPCTTTAANAASTGSSEGGARKRSAKSPGSRSRQKGVRRSGSLFSTPKKKVNPIEDDLIFRIGTKGRNKGEFTNTQGVAASLDGKILIADSNNQCVQIFSNTGEFQSRFGVRGRSPGQLQRPTGVAVHPNGDIIIADYDNKWVSIFSSDGKYKAKLGSGRLMGPKGVSVDQNGHVIVVDNKACMVFIFQPSGKLVTKFGSRGCGDRQFAGPHFAAVNNNNEIIITDFHNHSVKVFNADGEFLLKFGSNGEGNGQFNAPTGVAVDVNGNIIVADWGNSRIQVFDGSGSFLSYINTAADPLYGPQGLALTSDGHVVVADSGNHCFKVYRYLQ; encoded by the exons ATGGAGGCACCGCAAGCTTCTCCTGACAGCAGCAGTGAGGAATGTACTGTATTAGAGGCTCTGCCTGGAAAAGGAACTGGACTAACTTGCTCTCAACACAAAGGAAAA GTTTCTGAGTTGTACTGTGTGCCATGTGAGAATGCAGTGTGTGAAGACTGTATGAACGCAGAACATGCTGAACATCCCACTGATTTACTGGAAAATATTGTGAACGAGCAACTTGCAACACTGCAGGACAGAGTGGATGCAGCTAAAAACAG GCTGCCTCAGATAAAAGAATCGGTTCAGGGCTTGAGAGATATTTTGCAGCAGTTGAACACTCAGCGTGGCTCTATTGAAGAGGACATCCATTCCTCATTCAGCGACCTTCACAAAACCCTCGACACACGCAAGAGCGTCCTGCTCATGGAGCTGGAAGTCACGTATGGACTAAAGCAGAAG GTTCTGCAGGGTCAGCTGGACACGCTTCTCCAGGAAGAAGCGGCCATCAACTACAACTGCACCATGACTGAAGAGGCCTTGGATGGAGGCAACAAAGCCGTCGTTCTCCAGACAAATAAAGACGCAGGAGAGAGACTGAGCGAACTGGCCAGCCAGGGCCTTCCCCTTCAACCAGAGGAAAACGACCAGCTGGATCTCGTGATGGAGATCGAAGGACTGCGCAAGTCCATCCACAACCTAGGAACCATTGTCACCAGCAGCGCGGTGGCCAGCCAGACCGAAGCTTCGGGAGAGGGTCTGGAGCAGTGTGTCGTGGGTCAGCCCATGTCCGTGATCATAACCACTAGAGACAAATCTGGTGGACTGTGCAAGACCGGAAACGCCATCATCTCGGCAGAGGTCTTCACGCCGGACGGCAGCGTTGCGGATGGCGAAATCGTGGACTTTAAAAATGGAACTTATGAGTTTCAATATACGGTGAAGAAGGAGGGCAATTTCAGTCTTGCGTTGAGACTGTATGATCAGCATATCAAAGGAAGCCCCTTTAAACTAAAAGTCGCCAGTTCTCCGGATGACTCCCCGTGCACCACCACCGCAGCCAACGCAGCGTCTACGGGTTCAAGTGAAGGTGGGGCGCGGAAACGGAGCGCAAAGTCTCCTGGGAGCAGGAGCCGACAGAAGGGTGTGAGGCGGAGCGGAAGCTTGTTCAGCAccccaaagaaaaaagttaacccGATAGAGGATGACCTCATTTTTAGAATAG GAACAAAAGGAAGGAATAAAGGAGAATTCACTAACACTCAAGGAGTAGCAGCTTCACTAGACGGAAAAATCCTGATCGCAGACAGTAACAATCAATGTGTGCAG ATATTTTCAAATACGGGAGAATTTCAGAGCCGTTTTGGAGTACGTGGCCGGTCACCAGGGCAACTGCAGAGGCCAACCGGAGTCGCTGTACATCCAAATGGTGACATTATCATCGCTGACTATGACAATAAGTGGGTCAGCATCTTCTCTAGTGACGGCAAATATAAG GCTAAACTGGGCTCAGGAAGGCTGATGGGCCCAAAAGGCGTATCTGTTGACCAAAACGGTCACGTCATCGTTGTGGACAACAAGGCATGCATGGTTTTCATCTTTCAGCCCAGCGGTAAACTCGTCACTAAGTTTGGCAGCAGGGGATGTGGAGATAGACAGTTTGCTG GGCCACACTTTGCAGCAGTCAACAACAACAATGAAATAATCATCACAGATTTTCACAATCACTCTGTTAAG GTTTTCAATGCAGATGGGGAATTCTTGCTTAAGTTTGGGTCAAATGGCGAAGGCAATGGCCAGTTTAATGCTCCTACAGGGGTCGCTGTGGATGTCAATGGGAACATTATTGTGGCAGACTGGGGAAACAGCCGGATACAG GTGTTTGACGGAAGTGGATCGTTTCTCTCCTACATCAACACGGCTGCCGACCCTCTGTACGGACCCCAGGGCCTCGCTCTCACATCGGACGGCCATGTCGTTGTGGCCGATTCTGGAAACCACTGCTTCAAAGTCTATCGATATCTGCAATGA
- the fgb gene encoding fibrinogen beta chain isoform X2, whose protein sequence is MKLLLLLFLCVAGTLTKSSDYDDEDPPTELGPRGHRPASSGGKYSPGPAAPPPISGSRYGGRPTLAPEGKALEQKEEIPESGGCTHLSETLGVLCPTGCELKRTLQKQERNVRPNVDQLKRSVDDLYQSSNHIYGYVMGMSTEVAQRQRVSQGNDAVVNQYTETLETQHAFIKDAVDVTFPQNIKILQAVLDKVREKIQRVEKAIAAQKARCSTPCKVSCPIPVVSGKECEEIYRRGGQDSQMYLIRPDPLNMPYKVFCDQTTKHGGWVLIQNRMDGSVDFGRRWDDYRRGFGNVAFDVGKGHCQTPGEYWLGNERISQLTKMGQTELLVEMEDWKGLKVHAQYEQFTMQGESTNYILSVGRYSGTAGNTFMEGATELFGENRTMTIHNGMMFSTYDRDNDKWIPGDPSKQCSREDGGGWWYNRCHSCNPNGRYYWGGSYNKNMAKHGTDDGIVWMNWKGSWYSLRSISMKIRPYVKS, encoded by the exons ATGAAGCTTCTCTTGTTACTTTTTCTGTGTGTTGCTGGAACTCTCACAAAGTCATCAGATTACGATGATGAAGACCCg CCGACGGAATTAGGTCCAAGAGGTCATCGTCCTGCCAGCAGTGGTGGTAAATACTCCCCAGGCCCAGCTGCACCACCTCCTATCAGCGGGAGTCGTTACGGTGGGAGACCGACTCTAGCACCAGAAGGAAAGGCTTTAGAGCAAAAAGAGGAGATTCCGGAATCCGGTGGATGTACTCACCTCTCTGAGACTTTG GGTGTTCTGTGCCCCACAGGTTGTGAGTTGAAGAGAACCCTCCAGAAGCAAGAACGTAATGTAAGGCCGAATGTAGATCAGCTGAAAAGGTCTGTAGATGATTTATATCAATCCTCCAACCATATCTATGGGTATGTCATGGGAATGTCTACAGAAGTCGCCCAGAGACAAAGAGTGAGCCAAG GCAACGACGCTGTGGTTAATCAGTACACAGAGACCCTAGAGACCCAGCATGCTTTTATAAAAGACGCCGTGGACGTCACATTCCCCCAGAACATCAAAATCCTTCAGGCCGTGCTTGACAAGGTCCGTGAAAAGATTCAACGTGTGGAGAAAGCCATCGCTGCGCAGAAGGCCAGGTGCTCGACACCCTGCAAAGTCTCCTGTCCGATTCCTGTGGTTTCTGGCAAAGAGTGCGAGGAAATCTACCGCAGAGGTGGACAGGATTCTCAGATGTACCTCATACGGCCTGATCCGCTCAACATGCCTTACAAGGTCTTCTGCGATCAGACCACTAAACATGGAG GTTGGGTGCTTATCCAGAATCGTATGGATGGCAGTGTTGATTTTGGCAGGCGCTGGGATGACTATCGTCGAGGCTTTGGAAACGTCGCCTTTGATGTGGGTAAAGGACACTGCCAAACTCCTG GTGAGTACTGGTTGGGTAATGAGCGCATTAGTCAACTCACAAAGATGGGCCAAACGGAGCTTCTGGTTGAAATGGAAGACTGGAAGGGTTTGAAGGTCCATGCCCAATATGAGCAGTTCACCATGCAGGGCGAATCCACAAATTACATCCTATCGGTCGGCCGTTACTCTGGAACCGCCGGTAACACGTTCATGGAGGGTGCAACTGAACTGTTCGGAGAGAACCGTACCATGACAATTCATAATGGCATGATGTTTAGCACATACGACAGAGACAATGACAAATG GATACCTGGTGATCCTTCAAAGCAATGTTCTAGAGAAGATGGAGGCGGATGGTGGTACAACCGATGCCACTCCTGTAATCCGAATGGCAGATACTATTGGGGCGGATCATATAATAAAAACATGGCCAAGCATGGCACAGATGACGGCATTGTGTGGATGAACTGGAAGGGCTCGTGGTATTCACTCAGATCTATCAGTATGAAGATCAGACCCTATGTGAAATCATAA
- the rnf175 gene encoding RING finger protein 175 isoform X1 → MADLQPQGDLLKITHRETWKMQHERLHVKHRGHEAMHAEMVLILIATLVVAQIVLVQWKQRHGRSYNLVTLLQMWVVPLYFTIKLYWWRFLSTWGMFSVITSYVIFRATRKPLSCRTPRMVYKWFLLIYKLSYAVGVFGYLAIMFTMFGFNVFFRIKAEDSMDVGVIMLFYGLYYGVMGRDFAEICSDYMASTIGYYNKGGMPSRNLTNDICAVCGQKILVDIDEEGIIEDTYQLSCNHIFHEFCIRGWCIVGKKQTCPYCNEKVDLKRMMNNPWERTHVLYGQLLDWLRYLVAWQPIIIGIVHGINFSLGLE, encoded by the exons ATGGCTGACCTGCAACCTCAG GGGGAtcttttgaaaataacacacagAGAAACCTGGAA GATGCAGCACGAAAGGTTGCACGTGAAACACAGAGGCCATGAGGCCATGCATGCTGAGATGGTTCTGATTCTTATCGCCACGCTAGTGGTCGCTCAGATCGTGTTAGTTCAGTGGAAACAAAGGCACGGCAGATCGTACAAT CTGGTGACGCTGTTGCAGATGTGGGTGGTTCCATTGTACTTTACCATTAAACTTTACTGGTGGCGTTTCTTATCCACATGGGGCATGTTCTCAGTCATCACAAGCTATGTCATATTCAGAGCCACACGCAAGCCGCTGTCCTGCAGAACACCACG GATGGTGTATAAATGGTTCCTCCTCATCTACAAGCTCAGCTACGCTGTTGGTGTGTTCGGATACCTCGCTATCATGTTTACCATGTTTGGATTCAACGTTTTCTTCAG GATCAAAGCAGAGGACTCTATGGATGTGGGTGTGATCATGCTTTTCTATGGTCTGTATTATGGTGTAATGGGACGTGATTTTGCAGAAATTTGCTCCGATTACATGGCGTCTACTATAGGG TACTACAACAAGGGTGGCATGCCATCCCGAAACCTTACCAATGACATTTGTGCCGTGTGTGGTCAGAAGATTCTCGTGGACATAGATGAGGAAGGGATTATTGAAGACACTTACCAGCTCTCCTGTAACCACAT ATTTCATGAGTTCTGTATCCGTGGCTGGTGCATCGTGGGGAAAAAACAGACGTGCCCATACTGCAATGAGAAGGTGGACCTCAAAAGGATGATGAACAACCC CTGGGAGAGGACACACGTTTTATACGGCCAGCTTTTAGATTGGTTAAGGTACTTGGTCGCCTGGCAACCCATCATCATCGGAATTGTGCATGGAATAAATTTTTCACTTGGACTTGAATGA
- the LOC135735779 gene encoding fibrinogen alpha chain codes for MCVWFVAVCTALQSNLKQHNRYGNGRFGQCPIRFTYPLCSDDEMEDKCPSGCRLEGLVDAANENIHKRVKNICKRIQQNEAVSSLVMQETVQFYGSRRKKYIQTYMQELRYAEFAEALQRNLTFLQKRSAELTKALQKHHHLIWDQINEMRRLEVDIDIKIRTCKGSCKQTFDHAVDNEAFESMESKMYEFSLMSKRQKSVSINKLKLKSVDHPSVSKSYRKIPIVRTELLTMFEDIDKHQVVLEDFLEEK; via the exons ATGTGTGTTTGGTTTGTTGCAGTGTGTACGGCCTTACAATCTAATCTTAAACAGCATAATCGCTATGGTAACGGCAGATTTGGACAGTGCCCAATACGGTTCACATACCCATTATGCTCTGATGATGAGATG gagGATAAATGTCCATCAGGTTGTCGACTGGAGGGTCTTGTAGATGCGGCAAATGAAAACATTCATAAAcgtgtaaaaaatatttgcaaaaGGATTCAGCAAAATGAGGCCGTGTCTTCCTTGGTAATGCAAGAAACTGTCCAGTTCTATGGGTCACGAAGAAAAAAGTACATCCAAACATACA TGCAAGAGCTCAGATATGCTGAGTTTGCTGAAGCCCTTCAGAGAAATCTAACATTTCTTCAGAAGAGATCTGCAGAGCTAACAAAAGCATTACAAAAGCACCATCACCTGATCTGGGATCAGATAAATGAAATGCGTCGACTTGAG GTGGACATTGACATCAAAATCCGTACGTGCAAGGGATCATGCAAGCAAACCTTTGATCATGCTGTCGATAACGAAGCCTTCGAATCGATGGAGAGCAAAATGTACGAATTCAGCCTCATGTCTAAACGACAAAAATCAGTCTctataaacaaattaaaactCAAGTCTGTTGATCATCCCAGCGTCTCGAAATCTTACAGAAAAATCCCTATCGTCCGTACTGAACTCCTAACCATGTTTGAAGACATTGATAAACACCAGGTTGTTCTGGAAGATTTTCTAGAGGAAAAATAA
- the fga gene encoding fibrinogen alpha chain translates to MKVTYSLFCVLAVLSSALSEETGEDGKLLNPRGARPIEHGYKAQDTCQTKEWPMCTDEDWGNRCPSGCRVQGLMDKADHDLIKKIEKIRNLLDQGKKLYRSADQDSKTTYNYLRERLTSDAGGDNRYVSLAEQLRQRISEIKIKIDRQLRLLEALKSQIKDQVVTMQRLEVDIDIKLRACKGSCSGYSEFSVDKEGYVSIDKQLDHLNTMRVQSVETFTSLGVMKSRPLKDLVVPSIYKTGASTVQTEQKLLFGDVGQLKLTLEAEGSTAESAATVSKIPTGTGSSSSHTVQCSKTVRKTVTQTKDGTVEKVEVIGGGPGCEDLGKLGISDQDFLAAARDGKDLSRDGLKVTVTGGDERSITSLNSGTDELVGFGGDFFKDLGTSSRKTSSSSSSSSSSSSKTILSDGTKTSTKTTFSSDVDFGDDLGAFLRGDVEEDLPDIHARSLKSRDERKAGFVGEDCNEILQKHANGSQSGLFKIKPAGSEEIVVYCDQGTGLGGWTLVQQREDGSVNFNRTWKEYQAGFGKIDPQGKGEVWIGNRFLHLLTQIESVLRVELQDWKGNEVYAEYNVKVGSEAEGFALTVSEYTGDAGDALVQPNLKNFLSHAGMKFSTFDRDNDRWEENCAEMYGGGWWYNNCQSANLNGIYYKGGQYDPGSKVPYEIENGVVWLPFKPADYSLKVVRMKVRPV, encoded by the exons ATGAAGGTCACATACTCTCTCTTCTGTGTGTTAGCGGTCTTGTCCTCTGCCTTG TCAGAGGAAACAGGAGAAGATGGTAAGTTATTAAACCCAAGAGGTGCCCGTCCTATTGAACATGGATACAAAGCTCAGGACACCTGTCAAACAAAAGAATGGCCGATGTGTACAGACGAGGACTGG GGAAACAGGTGTCCGTCTGGCTGTCGAGTCCAAGGCCTGATGGACAAAGCTGATCATGATCTCATCAAGAAGATCGAGAAGATTCGTAACCTCCTGGATCAAGGCAAAAAACTCTACCGCTCCGCTGATCAGGACTCCAAGACGACTTACAATTACCTTAGAGAACGCCTAACCTCCGATGCAG GTGGTGATAACCGATATGTGTCTCTGGCTGAACAGCTGAGGCAGAGGATTTCAGAGATTAAGATTAAAATTGACCGTCAACTCAGGTTACTAGAAGCTTTGAAGTCACAGATCAAAGATCAAGTTGTCACAATGCAACGACTGGAG GTTGACATTGACATCAAGCTGCGAGCTTGCAAGGGCTCTTGCTCAGGCTACAGCGAGTTCTCGGTGGACAAGGAGGGTTATGTGTCCATAGACAAACAATTGGACCATCTGAATACTATGCGTGTGCAGAGCGTTGAGACCTTCACTTCCCTGGGTGTCATGAAGAGCAGACCCTTGAAAGACCTTGTAGTGCCCTCCATATACAAGACTGGAGCAAGCACGGTCCAAACCGAGCAGAAGCTCCTCTTCGGAGACGTGGGTCAGTTGAAGCTTACTCTGGAAGCAGAAGGTTCCACTGCGGAATCCGCCGCCACCGTCAGCAAAATCCCCACAGGTACGGGCTCCTCCTCATCGCACACAGTACAATGCTCCAAAACAGTTCGCAAGACGGTAACGCAGACCAAAGATGGCACCGTGGAGAAGGTTGAAGTTATAGGTGGCGGGCCCGGGTGCGAAGACTTAGGAAAGCTAGGAATTTCCGATCAAGATTTTTTGGCCGCAGCCAGGGACGGGAAAGATCTGAGTCGTGACGGGTTGAAGGTAACCGTGACGGGTGGAGATGAAAGGTCTATCACAAGTTTGAATTCCGGCACAGATGAACTAGTTGGCTTTGGCGGTGACTTCTTCAAGGATCTTGGCACCAGCTCCCGAAAGACATCTTCTTCGTCTTCATCGTCGTCCAGCTCCTCATCAAAAACGATTCTGTCGGATGGAACCAAAACTTCCACAAAGACCACCTTTTCTAGCGACGTAGATTTTGGGGACGACTTGGGGGCGTTCTTGCGCGGCGATGTGGAAGAAGACCTTCCAGATATCCACGCACGAAGCCTGAAATCGCGCGACGAGCGCAAGGCTGGCTTTGTCGGTGAAG ATTGCAATGAAATCCTGCAGAAGCATGCTAACGGCAGTCAGAGCGGCCTGTTCAAAATAAAGCCGGCCGGGTCGGAGGAAATAGTAGTTTACTGTGACCAGGGCACTGGGTTGGGTGGCTGGACTCTGGTTCAGCAGAGGGAGGACGGGTCTGTAAACTTCAATCGCACTTGGAAGGAGTATCAGGCTGGCTTCGGTAAAATAGATCCACAGGGTAAGGGTGAAGTCTGGATTGGGAACAGGTTCCTACATCTTCTCACTCAGATAGAAAGTGTTTTGAGGGTGGAATTGCAGGATTGGAAGGGTAACGAGGTCTATGCCGAGTACAACGTTAAAGTTGGCTCAGAAGCGGAGGGATTCGCGCTGACTGTTTCGGAGTACACGGGGGACGCGGGGGACGCGCTGGTGCAGCCTAATTTGAAAAACTTCCTTTCGCATGCCGGAATGAAGTTTAGCACCTTTGATAGGGACAATGATCGTTGGGAGGAGAACTGCGCAGAGATGTATGGCGGCGGGTGGTGGTACAATAACTGTCAGTCGGCCAACCTCAATGGGATTTATTATAAGGGAGGCCAATATGACCCTGGCAGCAAGGTCCCGTATGAGATTGAAAATGGCGTTGTGTGGTTGCCATTCAAACCAGCAGATTACTCTCTCAAAGTAGTGCGAATGAAGGTCAGACCTGTCTAA
- the fgb gene encoding fibrinogen beta chain isoform X1 codes for MKLLLLLFLCVAGTLTKSSDYDDEDPEPTNPPTELGPRGHRPASSGGKYSPGPAAPPPISGSRYGGRPTLAPEGKALEQKEEIPESGGCTHLSETLGVLCPTGCELKRTLQKQERNVRPNVDQLKRSVDDLYQSSNHIYGYVMGMSTEVAQRQRVSQGNDAVVNQYTETLETQHAFIKDAVDVTFPQNIKILQAVLDKVREKIQRVEKAIAAQKARCSTPCKVSCPIPVVSGKECEEIYRRGGQDSQMYLIRPDPLNMPYKVFCDQTTKHGGWVLIQNRMDGSVDFGRRWDDYRRGFGNVAFDVGKGHCQTPGEYWLGNERISQLTKMGQTELLVEMEDWKGLKVHAQYEQFTMQGESTNYILSVGRYSGTAGNTFMEGATELFGENRTMTIHNGMMFSTYDRDNDKWIPGDPSKQCSREDGGGWWYNRCHSCNPNGRYYWGGSYNKNMAKHGTDDGIVWMNWKGSWYSLRSISMKIRPYVKS; via the exons ATGAAGCTTCTCTTGTTACTTTTTCTGTGTGTTGCTGGAACTCTCACAAAGTCATCAGATTACGATGATGAAGACCCg GAGCCAACAAACCCG CCGACGGAATTAGGTCCAAGAGGTCATCGTCCTGCCAGCAGTGGTGGTAAATACTCCCCAGGCCCAGCTGCACCACCTCCTATCAGCGGGAGTCGTTACGGTGGGAGACCGACTCTAGCACCAGAAGGAAAGGCTTTAGAGCAAAAAGAGGAGATTCCGGAATCCGGTGGATGTACTCACCTCTCTGAGACTTTG GGTGTTCTGTGCCCCACAGGTTGTGAGTTGAAGAGAACCCTCCAGAAGCAAGAACGTAATGTAAGGCCGAATGTAGATCAGCTGAAAAGGTCTGTAGATGATTTATATCAATCCTCCAACCATATCTATGGGTATGTCATGGGAATGTCTACAGAAGTCGCCCAGAGACAAAGAGTGAGCCAAG GCAACGACGCTGTGGTTAATCAGTACACAGAGACCCTAGAGACCCAGCATGCTTTTATAAAAGACGCCGTGGACGTCACATTCCCCCAGAACATCAAAATCCTTCAGGCCGTGCTTGACAAGGTCCGTGAAAAGATTCAACGTGTGGAGAAAGCCATCGCTGCGCAGAAGGCCAGGTGCTCGACACCCTGCAAAGTCTCCTGTCCGATTCCTGTGGTTTCTGGCAAAGAGTGCGAGGAAATCTACCGCAGAGGTGGACAGGATTCTCAGATGTACCTCATACGGCCTGATCCGCTCAACATGCCTTACAAGGTCTTCTGCGATCAGACCACTAAACATGGAG GTTGGGTGCTTATCCAGAATCGTATGGATGGCAGTGTTGATTTTGGCAGGCGCTGGGATGACTATCGTCGAGGCTTTGGAAACGTCGCCTTTGATGTGGGTAAAGGACACTGCCAAACTCCTG GTGAGTACTGGTTGGGTAATGAGCGCATTAGTCAACTCACAAAGATGGGCCAAACGGAGCTTCTGGTTGAAATGGAAGACTGGAAGGGTTTGAAGGTCCATGCCCAATATGAGCAGTTCACCATGCAGGGCGAATCCACAAATTACATCCTATCGGTCGGCCGTTACTCTGGAACCGCCGGTAACACGTTCATGGAGGGTGCAACTGAACTGTTCGGAGAGAACCGTACCATGACAATTCATAATGGCATGATGTTTAGCACATACGACAGAGACAATGACAAATG GATACCTGGTGATCCTTCAAAGCAATGTTCTAGAGAAGATGGAGGCGGATGGTGGTACAACCGATGCCACTCCTGTAATCCGAATGGCAGATACTATTGGGGCGGATCATATAATAAAAACATGGCCAAGCATGGCACAGATGACGGCATTGTGTGGATGAACTGGAAGGGCTCGTGGTATTCACTCAGATCTATCAGTATGAAGATCAGACCCTATGTGAAATCATAA